Genomic window (Vigna unguiculata cultivar IT97K-499-35 chromosome 10, ASM411807v1, whole genome shotgun sequence):
GTGAAGTACTACGACACAACAAGTATTCCAAAATAGTTGTTTTGTCATTGGGAACTGGAACACCAGAAACTCAGCAGATTTTCAATGTTGAAATGGCTGCCACATGGAACAGTCAAACATGGCTTATTCCTTTGATCATTTTTCTTGATCGTGCAACAACCTCCATGAATGAATACTATCATGGTTCACTCTTCCGAAAACCTACCATTAACTACCTTCGAATTCAGGTATACGTTTCCTTTTATTTAACGGTCGTAATAGGTTTTCATCTTTCCGTAACactttcttaaaaattatttattggttTGAATTGTTTATCTGTGAATAATTGACTAATCTAGTAATCAATGACAGGAATACGAATTGGATCCTGATCTCACAGACATGATTAATgttgcaaaagaaaacatggAGGGTCTTGAAGAGACTGGGAAAGAACTTTTAGAAGAAAAAGTTAAGAAGATCAATTTGAACACTTTCTGTGTAGAAGAAGGCGTAGGAACAAATGCTGAGGCTCTTGACAGGTGGAATAAACTGAAcaataatcttttaatttactgaattattaattttagttaggtTTTCGTGGTTACACGTAATATCTAATTCTATTTTTGATGggaaattaatgtttttatgttGTTATGAAGGCTTGCTGATATTTTGTACGGAGAAAGACAGCATCGTCTGAAACAGAAATCTATGGAAAAAGGAGGAAGACCATTTCTTAGGGTTCCTTCAGACAAAAGTGAAGTTAAGTGGGCATTTCTAAAGAACAAAGTTATGTGATTTGATTTGTATTAGTTATCCATGCTTGTTGTACTATCTACAGAATAAGGCTGAAAGCATACATGTGAGTTCTGTGCAACTCTTATAGCCAGCAAGAACCATGAATAATATATCAACCATATCTCCCTATTGTAAAAACAAGATTAACTCTATGTCAGTTCTGATTAAGAAgttattactttttgttttcctGTATTCTTAAGAACATAAGATCTTTGTGTGATTATGAATGATGTGTTGTATGTCTACACAATATATAGGTGGGTTCTGTGTGGAAAATTAGTGTCTTGTGGACTTTGCAAGTGTATCTTGTGAGTTGAGATATCTGTTAAGCAATGTCAGAGAGCATTTATGAAAGTTGTATGTGAGTAAGATAGTCCGTGACTCTGTATGAACGAAAGGCTGAAAACTTTTGTGGGAGTGTAACATTTGACGATTTCACACGAGTAAGATATTTGCTAACTTTGTGTTACTTCGTAGAGATTTTGTGTAAGAGTGGTAAAACGGGCCGGcctaatcttttttttttccacaaaaAATGATCGGATTGGGTTGATTTGTAATCAATAAACGGATTAGATATTATAATGGAAAACGATATTCTAACTTCCACTTTTTGACAACATTTTTACTCCTTGACGTGGTACAGTTGACATGGaaataagattttattaaaattttcttttaaaatacacGGCGACAATTGCAGGTTGAGAAATTGAAAGTGAGGTGGGAGGAGTAAGGCGTTTTCTCTCGCGCAAACCCTTTCGTAATGGGAAAGTTCTTCAATTAGTGAGGTTAATCACATTTTCTCTCGTGCACACCCGTTCCCAATTGTATTCGCTCTTCAATCAATGAGGTGAAGCGCCTCCATCTTCTTCAACCTCGTCCTCATATCAAATCGAGGAGAGGGTGAGCGTAGTGCCCATTTTCCAACTTTTTTCGTTGTTCTTGAACTCTAACGGAAACCCATTCAAGGATTTCTGTTGTTGTTGAAGTGGCATTATGGTTGTGGTTTCCTTCCATTCATTTGATCGAGTCCCGGTGGTTGTATGTGGTGGTGAGGAGCTATTGACATGGGCTTTGAGCCTTAAACGAAAGACGAAATTTCAAAGTTTTAGTGTTATTCTTGAACCCTAAATGGAATCTCAGTCCATTCTAAGATTTTTGTTGTTCTTGGAATGGAGTTAGGGTTCTCGCTGCTTTCCGTTAGTTCGATTTAGCTCGATGGTTGTGCGTGGTGGCAAgttcatttttgtaaaactcAAACACTTTCTGTAAATAGTTATTTGAatcttttagtttatatatgTAATTTCTCTTGCCTGGATTGTGAAGTATTTCTCATTGGGAGAGAATTGATCCAAAAAAATCAGTTCACAAAATATATGTAAACTCTGGATTGAATTACTGATGACCATTGATATATTAACTGGTGACCTGCCAAATACTTTTTGAATAACAGTATAATCAATACTCTGTTTTAAGGAAATCCACATGTAAACCATTTTTAGTGTATTATAAGATCTTAGCAACATGTATGAAAGGCATATTCAATCCTAATAAAAATTTGTCTACGATAATTGATCCATAACTCCCACCTCACAAACATGATAACTGTGAAATCATTAACTGGTGACTCTTGACGTATTACATTGTAACCTACCTTTACTTTTTGCACAACAATATGAACTGTGGCCTGTTTTTAAGGACTAAACAGGTAAACCAGTTGTAGTGAATTACATGACCTTCATACCATATGTGGAAGGTATAttgaacataataaaaattggtGGGAGAGAATTGGTCCACAAAATTCATTTCACATATAGGTAAACTCTGGATTGAATTATTGATGACCACTGACATATTAACTAGTGACCTGCCAAATACTTTTTGAATAACAGTATAATGACTGTTCTGTTTTAAGGAAGTCCACATGTAAACCATTTTTAGTGTATTAGAAGATCTTAACAACATGTATGAAAGGTATATTCAATCCTAATAAAAATTTGTCTAGGATAATTGATCCATAACTCCCACCTCACAGACATGATAACTGTGAAATTATTAACTGGTGACCCTTGACGTATTACATTGTGACCTACCCCTTACTTTTTGCACAACAATATGAACTGTGGCTTGTGGTTAAGGACTAAACATGTAAACCAGTTGTAATGAATTACATGACCTTCATAGCATATGTGGAAGGTatattgaatataataaaaattggtgGGAGAGAATTGGTCCATAAAATttagttcatatatatataaactctgGATTGAATTATTGATGACCATTGACATATTAACTGGTGACCTGCCAAATACTTTTTGAATAACAGTATAATGATTGCTCTTTTTTAAGGAAGCCCACatgtaaacttttttttatgtattacaAGACCTTAACAACGTGTATGAAAGGTATATTCATTCCTAATAAAAATTGCTCTAGGATAATTGGTCCACAACTCCCACCTCACATACATGATAACTGTGAATTCATTAACTGGTGACCCTTGATGTATTACATGGTGATCTGTCTGTTAATTTTTGCACAACAATATGAACTGTGGCCTGTGGTTAGGGACTGAACATGTAAACCAGTTGCAGTGAATTACATGACCTTCATAACATATGTGGAAGGTATATTGaacgtaataaaaaattgattggaGAGAATTGGTCCACAAAATTCAGTTCACATATCTAGAAGGAAGCCACAACCCTAACGCCACTCCAACGACAACAGAAATCCTTGAACAAAATGAGTTTCCGTTAGGGTTtaagaacaacaacaaaagttGGAGAAGGGGCAATACGCTCACCCTCTCGTCGATTTGATTTGAGGACGAGGTCAAAGAAGATAAAGTCACCCACCTCATTGCTTGAAGAACAAATACAGTTGGAAAGGGGTGTGCACGAGAGAAAACACGATTAACCTCATTGATTGAAGAACTTTCCCATTTCGAAAGGGTTTGCGCAAGAGAAAACGCATTTCTCCTTCTCTTCACTTTTAATTTCTCACCCTTCAATTGTCACcgtgtattttaaaaaaataatttaataaaatcttatttCCATGTCAATTGTACCACGTCAGGGAATAAAAATGTTGTCATAAAGAGGGAGTCAGAATATCGTTTTCCTATTATAATTCATTTCATATTAGGGCAAGCTGGCGAGCCGACGGATTGGTACCtctttgttttttaacttttttaatttttttatacatctattttgtatataaaaatttatttatataatattaaaaagtatcattttttaattatttttaattttaaacataaaaaaaagaacGGATTGGAAATTTTGATCCACTAAGCTGACGGACTGGACAAATCAAATTACAATAAATTGATGGGATAGAAATTTCAACCTGACCCATTTTTTCTTGGCGGACTAACGGGCTTACCCACTTTGAAATCTTGGGTTGATACAATGTTTGCTATTGTATGGATTATTGTGTTGGAAACAGAGtgtaaattaattatgttaataaattatgataataaagtATATGCTGTAGTTTTAAACTAAAAGTTATGTGCTTTCATGTTAGTTTATCTTTCTTTTGTTATGTTTACGTacgtttgtatttttttattatggatGGATAAAAATTCGGAGAAGCGGAGTCAATCTTTGTCGgacataaaaagttaaattttttttttctgtattaagaaaaaaataaacattttaataaaacacattttttaatatttaattaaaaatatcgaATTTCTACTATGAACGTTGTAAAATACTAACATCGTCCTTACACGTAATCAGAACTCAAAATTCAATTTGGTAGAGCATACATTTAtctttactatttatttatttgtagatTTTCAGAATATAAAACAGTGAAAAATCCAAAAtcttatcattttaaaatttttatatttttgtgcaTTGTCCAGTTACGATTTGCGTTGCGAAATTTTAGAATGACAAAGTGCAACcctcaagaaaaaaaagttcTCTTCCATCCCTTTCTTCGATCCGCTTGATTTTATAGTGTTGGCTGAAGTTACCTGTGCGTGCGTATGTCCCACCTTTGCTTTTCTTCCTCCAAACTTGAACCGTTTTATGTTtatgcttttcttttcttttctttcggTGTTGTCACCCTCGTTTTCCTAACATTGTGTTCTTTTTCATTCCTGCGCTATATTTTTGTTCACCATCTATTGCGATTTCGGTTAGGACATCGTAGAACAACATCAATACTTTTTTCTCGAAATCCGATTAATAAAATTATCCAACTGAATTTCGAAAtctgataaataaaattatcaaattttgaaattcacccaaaaaaattatcaaattccGAAATCCGTAATATGTACTTATAggatattaattatatatatatataatttaaatttaaattatttaattttatttaatttgtttcaaaattaattattttttaactttatttatttcctaattttatttattttttaatatattaaatgaaaaaaattaacagaatGGAAGTACAGCTATTAAGATGCAATTGAGTTTGAGTAACATTTAATACTCTAAGGAATCCCGTATTGAACTTATTAAGGAAAACATATGTGTAACTTAGACACTAAGACGGAATACATAtagaaaaaattttgaaattaacttAGTTTGAGGTTGTTCAAACCGATTGGTCCAAAGTCCATTCGACCTTACTTGGCCCATGGTGGGATCGAACTAACTTGGTCAAAGTGGGTTGAAACTAACTCAACTCAAGGTAGGTTAGACCTAACATAACTCACTTGAGGTAGTCCTAACTTAACTTGGTCAAAGGTGGTCTAAGTTGACTAAGACAAAGGTCGGCTGACTCTATACAACCTAATGTGCGCTTATCACGAATCAGTCAGACGTGGCTCTAACTTGACTTAACTTGACTTTGCCTGATGCGGACCTGACTTGCCTCAACTCGAGGTACACCTAATTCAACGTAGTTAGAGGTGTGCTAGACTTATTTGAGCCAAGCCTCGATTATAGCAAAATCGAAGCCTATAAGCACgcagtggcatttttgcaattttttgaacttttctGCCTTGGTCAAAAGGCAATCGAAGCCTATATGGGCTTTTCTGTTTCAGTTAAAAGGAAACCAAGCCTATAAGGCATCAAAGTTcctcaaaatttgaaaaatgtcattggCAGTAGAGTTTTTGGCCTCGAGTAGAACAAGACCGAGGCAATATCCACTTTAGGCCTTgattattaattgaaccgagacCATATATCTTATTTAGGTCTCCAAATTGCAAATTTCAACACTGTTCCTCTTCGTCCTCAAATTGAACCTCTGATGCGTTATTTAGAACCACCAAAGTGTCTTTGTCGCTCGTTCTTGCTGTAGATTCGTGTTTTCTGACGTTGACGAATGTAGATGTGTAGAGTAGTTTGTGATGACGTCGTGGGTGATTCATGAAGGTGAGAATGACTATACTCAACTTGACCGGGTCTAACATGGGTCCAACTTCACTTATCTTGATTAGACTAGAATGACTATACTCAACTCAATTTGAGATGTGTCCAAGTCACCTCGGCCTAAGGTGCACCCAGCTCAACTTGACCTTTTGTGGGTTCAACTCGGTTATATCCGATGTGAGCTCAATTTAACCCAATTACGAATTCTACCAATCTTCACTTGATCTAAACACAATTTGATCTAGACCCAACCCAGACGATCTACTTGACTTGGGTCTTTCCCAACGCTGTCTATCATGACATGAGACTGACTCAAATAAAATTGACCCATGGGTTGAGTCTCGCCATTTGAgcttttgttgttattttcttACATGTATTTAAACAACCAAATTAACAAGCTtacatgtatatttttaaatgagaaTAGAAATCTATTTTTGATTGTTTATTCTAAACTCACAAGATTGACAAGATTTAACTAATATAACTATTTCAGGTATGGGGACCTAGCACTTATCTTAAACACTCAATTTGCCTATCTTCTTCTCGTAATAGCTTCTACCGTTTGTTCTCCTAGCTTTCTCTCCCGTTCATTCTCATTTTCTCCTTTTCCGCTCGGTTGTCCAGatgatcggggtacctgtctataAGGCttcgatgcttaagtcagttcaaATCCGTTCAGGTAAGTGcaattaatgttgtaataaatgcgaagtaAAAGTTCTCACCAACTTACATTGGggtcctatttatagtttttgacATGGGTCTATGATTAAGGTTTTCTTAATCATGGCTCAATtgctttttaaatttgattagtgacttgtattactttaatttacttttaagttACTGATTTGGTTTTGGTGCAGCTACCCGACCGGAGGGTCGTGCATTCTGTCGGAGGCCCCATAATTATGTTGACGACAAAATTCCACTAGAATGAACGGCGGTGGCTGTTCGTGTCATGAGCTCCCTCAAATCACTCCGAAGAAATTGTCACATCAATAACCTAAGGGATCATTCGTCTGTAGCGGGCAGCCTTTCACCGCTTATCCTTAAGCCGCTTGGTCTAGTTAGGATGTCAATAGACCGTAAGGTACTAtaactatttaataaaaagttaccTCCAGTTTAACTAATTTGTTTTAATGTATATAGTTCACATGGCAAATGTTAGACTTAGCTTGATAGCAAAACATCAGCTTCATCACGGTCCCGGATCCCCAAAAAATCCAGCTCGAGAATAGCCCCAAGCTGGACCATGAGATTTCAGCCTCATCCGTTTGCAGCAGCATTATCACGGGTAGAGTAATCCATGGCCAACGTTATCTGAAAAAACGTGCTATATGCATCTATCTGTAGCTTCTTTCTATTCCAACACTATCCTCCAAATATGTCTTTAAATACCCTTACCATTTCTGCACAAACACACACAACTTTCTCTACCAATTCTATATCCTACCTTGTGAAGCAATTAATGgctcattttcttttcttttttttgctcTTTGCTGGGCAACTGATGGGTGGATTCAGTACCCCAAAACTACCTCCATCTCACCATGGAGACATATTAACTATTCTGAGCATTGATGGTGGTGGTATCCAGGGGATTCTTCCAGCAACTGTTCTTGAGCACTTAGATAAGGCTCTTAAGGTTCATTCTTACGTTGTTCATACTATGCATATGTATTGAAATGGcatgtatgaatgaaaaatgtttgaggttaattgaattttgttgaGTTGCAGGCTAAGGATCCAAATGCAGATTTAGCACATTATTTTGATGTGATAGGAGGAAGTGGCACTGGTGCACTCATAACAGCTATGTTAGCGACCGCAAGCCCTGATGATCCTACTCGTGGTGCCTTTACTCCTGCACAAATAGTAGACTTCTACAAACAAAATGGCCCTCATGTATTCAATTCATCTAGgtataataacattaatattctCAGAACATCatcaatatgaaatattaacaGCAACTAATaataacatgtttttctttgtgtcTGTGATGATGAAACCACCAACATGCAGACCTGGAAACGGTCCCCAATTCGATGGGGAGTTTTTACATAACATAACTCGTGAAGTGTTGAAGGATACACGACTTAGTCAAACACTGACTAATGTTGTAATCCCAACTTTCGACATCAAGAGACAAAAGCCAGTTATATTCTCAAACTACAAGGTTAGCAGCATATGCATATGGTATAATTTTctttactaaaagaaaaaataattaacataaaagttTTGGTGATGCAGGTAGAGAAGTATCCCTACTTCAATGCCTTGTTGTCGGATATATGCATATCGGCTTCAGCAGCACCCACTCTTCTGCCACCTTACTATTTTAAGAATGATGGTGTTGAGTTCAATATGATTAGTGGTGCATTTCAAAAGAACAAAGTTATGTGATTTCATTTGTATGAGTTTGTATTAGTTATCCATGCTTGTTGTACTATCTACAGAATAAGGTTGAAGccatatatatgttatatatgcaAGCAAGAACCACGAATAATATACCAAGCATGTCCCTTTTGTAAAAACAAGGTTAAATCTATTTCAGTTCTAATTAAACCTAGTTGCTTGCTGTTCTGACAAGGGAATTGAAACACCTTTGGTGGATTTGTTCTAAGCATTTGATTTtggtcatttttttcttttatatacatatatatacccaaagaaaaaaaatcatatgggAAGTAGCGTTgccaaaataaatgtttttctaccctagattaaaaaatttctaaaaccCATATTTGAAGTCATAAGGACACATaattgagttagatttattATGTGAGATCTAACAATAACTATCATAATAAGTGGGATGTAATATGTTAGGTTTAATCACACATAACATAATAAGCCttacttataataataagtCTTACTAAGCCttacttataataataagtcttactaattatgataaatatcgatggattataatattttaattcattttttatctttttctaactcattattttattattattaaataatctattttaatttttttaatgatgtaaTATAAtgatctaataataattaaaataatgggttaaaaataagtaaaaaaaaaattaaaatatcattgtctaatattgatatatttaacataataaCATCTAACTTACAATGACAAGTTTGGAAATATTACCTATTATGTCAACATGTCATATAAACTTAGACTTTCTATGTCAAGTGTCTCTATTTCAAGTCTATCAACACATGTCATAAGAGATTATGACACCAAAATTACATTCATTATAAGTCTATAAGAGTTCAcataaaaaatcttttatatacctgtcataatatttttatgtgttatttatgtgttccttcttttaaatttttttaataaaattttaatgcaaAGACAATGATGTCTAATATCAACTTATTcgaatatttttatttggataaatttactataagaaaacaaaagcaaaaagTATATGGGATCAAACCAAACTTAAATTACAGAGAGAAActccaaataaaaattaaattaaacaagtaTGAAGGTAATTgatatctttataaaaaaataaaaataaattctatatGACATAGAAGAATATTATTTATactatattttatcttataatttaaGATAACGATTTTTCTACACAATGATTATcttctatataaatataagagCATTTAAATTCCATAAAAGCTTCATATACTTCCTTCATCTTCCTGTAAGACGTATAATCAACACATAAGCATGCTCAGTAGCCAAAACTTTCACATTAAGTCTTCCtaaagaaagttttaaatttccaaaaAGACCGAAAAACCATAACAACTACTCATTCATTTATGAATTACATgcttaagaaatatataatatctataAGTTTAATCTTTATTGTAAAATACAagtttgatatttataaaatttgttacttATAACTTCTCATAtagtttctaataaattttatttaaaaacctaGATTTTAAATCTTCACaagtatttattatatattctttaaaatattccattatgagtatcaatcaaACAAAAAGTAGGTCAATATTCAACTAACGTAGTCTGGGAGTTAACACAATCATgttgaacttttaatttattgacaaaAGAAGTTATTTTAATAGTCAACCAAAACAATTTAACtgttaaaataatcatattgaacttttgttgataaaaggaaaacaaattatattcatattaaGACCGGTGAATGGTgttgaataatatatatcattcaacgaagatttttttttttttactatacaTTTTATTGGAGCCATAGAATAATTGGTGATAGTACAGTCTCCACACATGATCTTCAGTGGTTAAGGATCTTCAGAATCTTAAAtctcacaattttttattaatcttttattaaaattgtaccATGATTTAAAGGGGTAAGAGAACTGATTAGAGTATTAGAACAGGATtctaaactttttaaaaatttagaggTTTTAGATCAATATCAaagtcttttaaatttataactaaatataCAAAATACTCTTGGTTTTTAGTGGGTATCCTTCAAAGTCGagtaatataaagaaaatgCACAAAGTTATTATAAACATAAAGAGTTGATTTGAGAGGGATAACTACAACTCAATAAGTTTTTTGGGTGCATAAAAACTTGGATAGTTAGTTGTGTCAttagagaatttgaaatttgaaactaCAACTCAATAATTAGATGTAAATTATGATGCATGGATACTTATATATACTTATACTGTTGATCAGACTCGAGCAACAGTGAGTGAAGTACTACGACACAATAAGTATTCCAAAATAGTTGTTTTGTCATTGGGAACTGGAACACCAGAAACTCAGCAGATTTTCAATGTTGAAATGGCTGCCACATGGAGCAATCAAACATGGCTTATTCCTTTGATCATTTTTCTTGATCGTGCAACAACCTCCATGAATGAATACTATCATGGTTCACTCTTCCGAAAACCTACCATTAACTACCTTAGAATTCAGGTATacgtttctttttatttaatggtCGTAATAGGTTTTCATCTTTCCGTAACactttcttaaaaattatttattggttTGAATTGTTTATCTGTGAATAATTGACTAATCTAGTAATGGATGACAGGAATACGAATTGGATCCTGCTCTCACAGACATGATTAATgttgcaaaagaaaacatggAGGGTCTTGAAGAGGCTGGGAAAGAACttttagaagaaaaagtaaagaagatCAATTTGGACAGTTTCTGTGTAGAAGAAGGCGTAGGAACAAATGCTGAGGCTCTTGACAGgtggaaaaaatgaaaaataatcttttaatttactcaattattaattttagttaggtTTCCGTGGTTACACATAAATCTAATTCTATTTTTATGGGAAATTAATGTTATATGTTGTTTTGAAGGCTTGCTGATATTTTGTATGGAGAAAGACAGCATCGTCTGAAACAGAAATCTatggaaaaaggaagaagacCATTTCTTAGGGTTCCTTCAGACAAAAGTGAAGCTAATTGGGCATTTCTAAAGAAGAAAGTTATGTGATTTGATTAGTATTAGTTATCCATGCTTGTTGTACTATCTACAGAATAAGGCTGAAGGCATATATATGTGAGTTATGTGCAACTCTTATAGCCAGCAAGAACcatgaataattaatataccAACCTATCTATTGTAAAAAGAAGGTTAACTCTATGTCAGTTCTTCTAATTAAGAAgttattactttttgttttcctGTATTCTAAAGAATATAAGATGTTTGTGTGATTATGAATGATGCGTTGTGTGTCTTGTGGACTTTGTGGGTTCCAGTGAAGCTCTTCCTGACCCAGAACTCCCCTCCATCCCTTTCTTCGATCCCTTTTGCTTTTCTTCCTCCAAATTTGAACTTGAACCGTTTTATGTTTATGCTTCCTTCGGTGTTGCCCCCCTCCTTTTGCTAACATGGTGTTCTTTTTCATTCCtgcggtttttttttttcaccatcTATTGCGATTTCCGCTATGACATCGTAGAACAACATCAATAGTTTTTCTCGAAATCCGATTAATAAAATTATCCAACTGCATTTCGAAAtctgataaattaaattatcaaattttgaaattcagccaaaaaaattatcaaataccGAAATCCGTAATATGTACTTATaggattttaaatatatatatatatatatatatatatatatataattttaattttttaattaatttaatttgttccaaaattaattattttttaattttatttatttttaatatattaaatgaaaaaaatcagaaaacataatatatattagtatttcttttatttcaaaaattattattaaaaaattgaaaacaaataaattttaaaataattaacagaaaaaataaaaaaaataaaacaatttacaTGAATATATACTGGAACCGTATCGGATATATAAactgattttgaaatatatatatatatatatatatatatatatatatatatatatatatatatgaaccaATACCGGACCGGTACAtataacactacaagaaaatgcttcattagtaactaattttaatgaccaaaaattgttagttactataattactaatttatatacaagtttacaaagtaaaaaaattattggttactaaaatagttcctattatgaaaaaaaaattataattggtcactaaattggtttttaaaattagctaccatagttttagctaccaaagaaaaatggtcactaaaaattagctacctaagttttggctaccaaaataacttagttattaaattgctctctaattaattagtgacaaatttagtgaccaattataattttttatttatattagtgactattttagtaaccaataaattttaattttgtaaattggtatctaaattggtcaatatagtgactaacaacttttagtcattaaaattggttactaataagacattttcttgtagtgtaaatatatattttttctttttagattttgatttttttgatttattttgttaaaagattacttatttttaaatttatttctttttattttttttatcctttattatattatatgaaaaaaatagaatata
Coding sequences:
- the LOC114166297 gene encoding patatin-like protein 3, which produces MAATWSNQTWLIPLIIFLDRATTSMNEYYHGSLFRKPTINYLRIQEYELDPALTDMINVAKENMEGLEEAGKELLEEKVKKINLDSFCVEEGVGTNAEALDRLADILYGERQHRLKQKSMEKGRRPFLRVPSDKSEANWAFLKKKVM
- the LOC114166296 gene encoding patatin-05-like, giving the protein MAHFLFFFLLFAGQLMGGFSTPKLPPSHHGDILTILSIDGGGIQGILPATVLEHLDKALKAKDPNADLAHYFDVIGGSGTGALITAMLATASPDDPTRGAFTPAQIVDFYKQNGPHVFNSSRPGNGPQFDGEFLHNITREVLKDTRLSQTLTNVVIPTFDIKRQKPVIFSNYKVEKYPYFNALLSDICISASAAPTLLPPYYFKNDGVEFNMISGAFQKNKVM